A single window of Magnetococcus marinus MC-1 DNA harbors:
- a CDS encoding TIGR00282 family metallophosphoesterase → MSVAAKGAGQVRILILGDIVGRPGRNVVNEHLADLKKELELDLVVANAENATNGNGLTPKTADQLFNMGIDLITTGNHVWHYSELIDEIQQLRRVLRPANYPPGAPGHGHGIVTTRSGIKVGVINLIGRVFMNDVDCPFRAADALLDKIHRECDIILVDMHAEATSEKLALGIYLDGRVTAVVGTHTHVPTADHRVMPGGTGLQSDLGMCGVYINSVIGVKPESVVNRFVNGMPARHVTQEGPAMLCGALITAEAKNGRCVDIQPVRRGVGLTPAP, encoded by the coding sequence ATGTCCGTTGCGGCAAAAGGCGCCGGTCAGGTGCGTATTTTGATACTCGGCGATATTGTCGGGCGTCCCGGACGTAATGTGGTGAACGAACATCTGGCGGATCTTAAAAAAGAGTTGGAACTGGATCTGGTGGTGGCCAACGCGGAAAACGCCACCAATGGCAACGGCCTAACCCCAAAAACCGCCGATCAATTGTTCAATATGGGCATTGACCTGATCACCACGGGCAACCATGTCTGGCACTATAGCGAGTTGATTGACGAGATCCAACAGTTGCGGCGGGTGCTGCGCCCCGCCAACTACCCCCCCGGCGCCCCCGGTCACGGCCACGGTATTGTCACCACCCGGTCGGGTATTAAGGTGGGGGTGATCAATCTGATTGGGCGCGTCTTTATGAATGATGTAGACTGTCCTTTCCGGGCGGCCGATGCGCTGCTGGATAAAATTCACCGGGAGTGTGATATTATCTTGGTGGATATGCATGCCGAGGCTACCTCTGAAAAGCTGGCGCTGGGTATCTATCTGGATGGCCGTGTCACCGCTGTGGTGGGTACCCATACCCATGTGCCCACGGCGGACCACCGGGTCATGCCCGGTGGCACCGGGTTACAGAGCGACCTGGGCATGTGCGGCGTCTATATTAACTCGGTCATCGGGGTTAAGCCAGAATCGGTGGTCAATCGCTTTGTCAATGGTATGCCCGCTCGCCATGTTACCCAAGAGGGGCCAGCCATGCTGTGTGGTGCCCTGATCACCGCCGAGGCCAAAAATGGCCGTTGTGTGGATATTCAACCGGTTCGCCGGGGTGTTGGGCTAACCCCCGCCCCCTAG
- a CDS encoding L,D-transpeptidase family protein, which translates to MKKWHYQRSLLSMALLLFSSLSFGCASAFGNQNWKWFDGTEKDGLKNLQLDSTLAHKNRPLPYANKNEVIGSGAFNYRIQGHETLLLLARTYDLGYNEVSLANPKMDAWAPKKGQEVFLSMTHVLPTDIHQGTALVINLPEMRLYHRRADGRLETFPVGIGREGFDTPISRAKIIRKKSAPSWYVPASIREENPKLPAVIPPGASNPLGSHAIYLSLPGYLIHGTNKPYGIGRRVSHGCIRMYPEDIPRLYTSARVGATVAIVNEPAKAGWFGDNLLLEIYPGLPTRKKGEKETTPPQPMEEQAAMSIRKALERRSGYSAKIDWDLVRGMARAPDGIPRVVGRMLVGDDVKQLVPVRLIEPR; encoded by the coding sequence ATGAAAAAATGGCATTATCAACGCTCTCTGCTCAGCATGGCACTGCTGTTGTTCAGTTCGTTAAGCTTTGGCTGTGCCAGCGCCTTTGGCAACCAAAACTGGAAATGGTTTGATGGCACCGAAAAGGATGGCCTAAAAAACCTGCAACTGGATAGCACCTTGGCCCATAAGAACCGCCCACTGCCTTATGCCAATAAGAACGAGGTGATCGGTAGCGGTGCCTTTAACTACCGCATACAGGGGCACGAAACCCTGCTGCTGCTGGCCCGCACCTATGATCTGGGTTATAACGAGGTCTCCTTAGCCAACCCAAAAATGGATGCCTGGGCTCCCAAAAAGGGGCAGGAGGTGTTCCTCTCCATGACCCATGTGCTGCCCACCGATATTCACCAGGGCACCGCCTTGGTCATTAACCTGCCGGAGATGCGTCTTTACCACCGCCGCGCCGATGGCCGGTTAGAGACCTTTCCCGTGGGCATTGGCCGCGAGGGGTTTGATACCCCCATCAGCCGCGCCAAGATTATTCGTAAAAAATCGGCGCCCAGTTGGTATGTGCCTGCCTCCATTCGCGAAGAGAATCCCAAGCTGCCCGCTGTTATCCCCCCTGGGGCCAGCAACCCTTTGGGTTCCCATGCGATTTATTTAAGCCTGCCCGGCTATTTAATCCACGGAACCAATAAGCCCTATGGCATTGGTCGGCGGGTTAGCCATGGCTGCATACGCATGTATCCCGAGGATATCCCCCGTCTCTACACCAGTGCCCGCGTTGGGGCGACGGTGGCCATTGTCAACGAGCCTGCCAAGGCGGGTTGGTTTGGGGATAATCTGCTGCTGGAGATCTATCCTGGGCTGCCTACCAGGAAAAAGGGTGAAAAAGAGACCACGCCCCCGCAACCCATGGAGGAGCAAGCCGCCATGAGCATTCGTAAGGCGTTGGAGCGGCGCTCGGGCTATTCGGCCAAGATTGATTGGGATCTGGTGCGGGGCATGGCCCGCGCCCCCGATGGCATCCCCCGCGTGGTGGGGCGTATGCTGGTGGGGGATGATGTCAAACAGTTGGTGCCGGTCCGGTTAATTGAACCCAGATAA
- the purC gene encoding phosphoribosylaminoimidazolesuccinocarboxamide synthase: MQKGEKLYEGKAKVLFATDDPNMLIQYFKDDATAFNGIKKGTIADKGVVNSLISTRIYHILEKVGIPTHLEELLSPREQLVHKVEILPIEVVIRNRVAGSLARRLGIEEGTELARPLVEFYYKNDELDDPMVTIDHAEVFGWAKHREIEEMIEMSLRINDILIGFFANIGIDLIDYKLEYGRLAVSPSTLVLADEISPDGCRLWDMETGEKLDKDRFRRDLGGVEEAYQEVARRMGLEVPGR; this comes from the coding sequence ATGCAAAAAGGGGAAAAGCTTTACGAAGGTAAGGCTAAAGTTTTGTTTGCCACCGATGATCCCAATATGCTCATCCAATATTTTAAGGATGACGCAACTGCGTTTAACGGCATCAAAAAAGGCACCATCGCAGATAAAGGGGTGGTGAATAGCCTGATCTCTACGCGGATCTATCATATTCTGGAGAAGGTGGGCATCCCCACCCATTTGGAAGAGCTGCTCTCCCCCCGTGAGCAGTTGGTGCACAAGGTAGAAATTCTGCCCATCGAGGTGGTTATCCGCAACCGTGTAGCGGGCTCCTTGGCGCGCCGGTTGGGTATTGAAGAGGGCACCGAGCTGGCCCGCCCACTGGTGGAGTTCTACTATAAGAACGATGAACTGGATGATCCCATGGTGACCATTGACCATGCCGAGGTGTTCGGCTGGGCCAAGCATCGTGAGATTGAAGAGATGATTGAGATGTCCTTGCGTATCAACGATATTCTCATTGGCTTTTTTGCCAACATCGGTATTGATCTGATCGACTATAAGCTGGAGTATGGTCGTCTGGCGGTAAGCCCCTCTACTTTGGTGTTGGCGGACGAGATCTCCCCCGACGGCTGCCGCTTGTGGGATATGGAGACCGGCGAAAAGCTGGATAAAGACCGTTTCCGCCGGGATCTGGGCGGGGTGGAGGAGGCCTACCAAGAGGTCGCCCGCCGTATGGGGCTTGAGGTTCCAGGTCGCTAA
- a CDS encoding class I SAM-dependent methyltransferase, translating into MSSHQQDIQQGERFKFGENWSLFLSLVDEERIQSAEHSLQQLLGITDLTDKRFLDIGSGSGLFSLAARRLGAQVVSFDFDPHSVACTTELRRRYFCDDAHWQVMEGSVLDPAFMEGLATFDVVYSWGVLHHTGQMWQAIDYASQRVAAGGLLSLAIYNHQGVRSALWKKIKRFYCRGRLAALLVKFLCYPYYFTKTLAKGVLLHGGNPIGAFLDKSNRGMSELRAWDDWLGGYPFEVAKPEEIFHFLKARHFSLENLTTLNGHGCNEFLFIKR; encoded by the coding sequence ATGTCCAGCCATCAACAGGATATTCAACAGGGCGAGCGGTTTAAATTTGGTGAAAATTGGAGCCTTTTTTTATCCTTGGTGGATGAAGAGCGCATTCAATCTGCCGAGCACTCGCTGCAACAGCTGTTGGGCATAACCGACCTAACGGATAAACGATTTTTAGACATTGGTTCGGGCAGCGGCCTTTTTAGTCTGGCGGCGCGTCGGTTGGGGGCGCAGGTGGTCTCTTTTGATTTTGATCCCCACTCCGTCGCCTGCACCACCGAGCTACGCCGCCGCTACTTTTGCGACGATGCCCACTGGCAGGTGATGGAGGGCTCTGTGCTGGACCCTGCTTTTATGGAGGGGTTGGCTACCTTTGATGTGGTCTATTCATGGGGGGTTTTGCACCACACCGGGCAGATGTGGCAGGCCATAGATTATGCCAGTCAACGGGTGGCTGCGGGGGGGCTGCTGAGCCTTGCCATCTATAACCACCAAGGGGTTCGTTCGGCGTTGTGGAAAAAGATTAAGCGCTTCTACTGCCGGGGCCGCTTAGCCGCGCTGCTGGTTAAATTTCTTTGCTACCCTTATTATTTTACCAAAACCCTCGCCAAAGGGGTGCTCTTGCATGGCGGCAACCCCATTGGGGCCTTTTTAGATAAGAGCAATCGGGGCATGTCCGAACTGCGTGCCTGGGATGACTGGCTGGGCGGCTACCCCTTTGAGGTGGCCAAACCGGAAGAGATTTTTCATTTTCTTAAAGCCCGCCACTTTAGTTTGGAAAATCTAACCACCCTCAATGGCCATGGCTGCAACGAATTTCTCTTTATCAAGCGTTAA
- a CDS encoding tetratricopeptide repeat protein produces the protein MAIILPFGSTPQPSQTPPSEQKPRQGSSRWVKVLGGGMIGFFLLGSLSFNYLDGWGSLPITGGLGLIIGAYTLWFWTQPWQVKLLGRLITIFISAVLLVLSSLFYNPFWELVPQRLNIINLGRPTAINLSYAIIILMFIVAIILALIHAKSREDSTEVIPAQSQKRYQHVFIDLNYIVVLLLGFMAFLVFMAMTPPKTPSTPSHTPVSGSIALLETALRPPAPAPSFTGRQGELKQLKEHLLSPTGATVGMVVLTGEGGVGKSQIAKKFAQEHQKHFEKIVWLPSENRSQIQKNLLQLADLLGLPPLSDSLRVRQVVSILSAQGGWLLIYDNADDGPSQLEGLLPSTAMGGRILITSRNPNWGQLQIPTLEVKTFATQVSVRFLNKLTSRKGDDDTAAQLAEFLGNLPLALEQAAAYIEQTAISYRNYLSLLRGANTLLPILEKKTVPHNHNRHSIASTWKLSIDKLAEQQQQPAIQLLNLLAFLNPDGIPLTLLKQIPNTQPHDPLAKLPQNSLALNDAVAALRSYSLIKVENEALTIHRLLQEVIRHDMDQEAKTAWGSATARLLKPIFLYDVKDSSTYPAALPWLPNLMAWFKQAQRLELHDPTALDIMDRSASLLRAMGNLKEAKSMAQTILTLKQKYLGADDLSIALSENNLASVLKTMGDLNGAKAGFERALIIDKKNFGDQHPNVANNQRYLALVLKAMGDLNGAKEMLKRALKIYKNAYGDHRSNIARVENALAGVHHNMGDLNEAKAGYERALTISTEIFGDRHPEVSRYYNNIAWVLQDMGDLNEAKKLFERALQISTKNYGDQHPSVALREDNIAGVLKEMGDLNGAKVRFERALQIDTKVYGDQHPNVARDESNLAKVLQKMGDLNGAKDRFERALKIDTAIFGDQHYRIATRENNLSGVLREMKDLDGAKARIARALQIDTAVFGDQSHKVARDLNNLALIRKDIGDLDGAKANLEKALNIDSRVYGEHPNIARDENNLALVLQAMRDLKGAKAGFERALKIDTRIYGNQNPKVAIRENNLAGVLQDLGDLEGAKAGFERALKILDNSYGPENPLTKKVRANLDKLLKQMASPAP, from the coding sequence ATGGCCATAATCCTACCATTTGGCTCAACACCACAGCCATCCCAGACCCCGCCATCAGAGCAAAAGCCCCGTCAAGGCTCTAGCCGCTGGGTTAAAGTACTCGGGGGAGGAATGATCGGTTTTTTTTTATTGGGCAGCCTCTCCTTCAACTATTTGGATGGCTGGGGCAGCCTACCCATTACCGGTGGCTTGGGCCTGATAATCGGTGCATATACCCTATGGTTCTGGACCCAACCGTGGCAGGTTAAACTGTTGGGTCGACTCATAACTATCTTTATTTCAGCTGTATTACTGGTATTAAGCTCACTGTTCTACAACCCATTTTGGGAGCTTGTGCCACAACGGTTGAACATCATAAATCTTGGTAGACCAACTGCCATTAATTTGAGTTATGCCATTATTATTTTAATGTTTATTGTGGCAATCATTCTAGCTCTCATCCACGCCAAGTCGAGAGAGGATTCTACAGAAGTTATTCCTGCACAAAGTCAAAAACGTTATCAACATGTTTTTATAGATTTAAATTATATTGTAGTCTTGCTTTTAGGCTTTATGGCGTTTCTTGTTTTTATGGCTATGACACCACCCAAGACACCCTCTACGCCATCCCACACACCAGTCAGTGGTTCCATAGCATTATTAGAAACGGCCCTACGCCCCCCTGCGCCTGCCCCCTCATTTACTGGACGGCAAGGTGAACTCAAACAGTTGAAAGAGCATTTACTCAGCCCAACCGGCGCGACCGTGGGTATGGTGGTACTCACAGGGGAAGGCGGGGTTGGTAAAAGTCAGATCGCCAAAAAGTTTGCCCAAGAGCATCAAAAGCACTTTGAGAAAATAGTTTGGCTGCCTTCGGAAAATCGCAGTCAAATTCAAAAAAACCTGCTCCAATTGGCCGATCTGCTGGGGCTCCCCCCTTTATCGGACTCTTTACGTGTGCGACAGGTCGTTAGCATACTCTCTGCACAAGGGGGGTGGCTGCTTATTTATGACAATGCCGATGATGGGCCTAGTCAACTGGAGGGGCTGTTACCCAGCACCGCCATGGGTGGGCGCATTCTTATAACCAGCCGCAATCCAAACTGGGGCCAGTTGCAAATCCCAACACTAGAGGTTAAGACTTTTGCAACCCAAGTTTCTGTGCGTTTTTTAAACAAACTCACCAGCCGAAAAGGTGACGATGACACCGCTGCCCAACTGGCCGAATTCCTCGGCAATCTCCCCTTGGCGCTGGAACAGGCGGCCGCTTATATCGAACAAACCGCTATCAGCTATAGAAACTATCTATCCCTATTAAGGGGCGCTAACACTCTACTGCCCATTCTTGAAAAAAAGACTGTACCGCACAACCACAATAGACACTCGATTGCCAGCACATGGAAACTCTCAATAGATAAACTAGCCGAGCAACAGCAGCAACCTGCCATTCAACTACTCAACCTGTTGGCATTTCTCAATCCTGATGGGATTCCTTTAACCCTGCTAAAACAGATACCCAATACACAACCCCATGACCCCTTGGCAAAGCTCCCTCAAAACTCGTTGGCGCTTAACGATGCGGTTGCCGCACTTCGCAGCTACTCCCTGATTAAAGTAGAGAATGAGGCACTAACCATACACCGTTTGCTACAAGAGGTTATCCGACATGACATGGATCAGGAAGCCAAAACAGCCTGGGGTAGTGCCACAGCGCGACTATTGAAGCCTATCTTTCTCTACGACGTAAAAGATTCTTCCACCTATCCTGCGGCTCTACCCTGGCTACCTAACCTTATGGCTTGGTTTAAACAGGCGCAGCGTCTGGAGTTGCATGATCCCACCGCACTGGATATTATGGATCGTAGTGCATCCCTGCTCCGAGCCATGGGCAACTTGAAGGAAGCCAAGAGCATGGCACAGACCATACTGACCCTTAAACAAAAATATTTAGGGGCAGACGACCTAAGTATCGCCCTTAGTGAAAACAATCTCGCCTCGGTGCTCAAAACAATGGGGGATCTAAACGGTGCCAAAGCGGGCTTCGAACGTGCCCTTATAATCGACAAAAAAAACTTCGGAGATCAGCACCCTAACGTTGCCAACAATCAACGCTATCTCGCCCTGGTGCTCAAAGCAATGGGGGATCTAAATGGTGCCAAGGAGATGTTAAAACGCGCACTTAAAATCTACAAAAATGCCTACGGCGATCATCGCAGTAATATCGCTAGGGTTGAAAATGCCCTCGCCGGGGTGCATCATAACATGGGCGATCTCAACGAAGCCAAGGCGGGCTATGAACGTGCACTCACGATAAGCACAGAAATTTTTGGCGATCGACACCCAGAGGTGTCAAGATATTACAATAACATTGCTTGGGTGCTCCAAGATATGGGGGATCTTAATGAGGCGAAGAAGCTCTTCGAACGTGCCCTCCAAATCAGCACTAAAAACTATGGCGATCAGCACCCCAGCGTTGCCCTCCGAGAAGACAATATCGCCGGGGTGCTTAAAGAGATGGGGGATCTCAACGGGGCCAAAGTACGCTTCGAACGCGCTCTCCAAATCGACACTAAAGTATATGGCGATCAGCACCCGAACGTCGCTAGGGATGAAAGCAATCTTGCTAAGGTTCTCCAAAAGATGGGGGATCTCAACGGAGCCAAAGATCGCTTTGAACGCGCTCTTAAAATCGACACAGCAATTTTCGGTGATCAGCACTATAGAATTGCCACTCGAGAAAACAATCTCTCTGGGGTGCTCCGCGAGATGAAGGATCTCGACGGAGCTAAGGCGCGCATTGCACGCGCCCTCCAAATCGACACAGCAGTTTTCGGTGATCAATCTCATAAAGTTGCCAGAGATCTAAATAATCTTGCCTTGATACGTAAAGATATAGGAGATCTTGATGGGGCTAAGGCGAACTTAGAGAAAGCGCTCAATATCGACTCCAGAGTATACGGCGAGCACCCTAACATCGCTAGGGATGAAAACAATCTCGCCTTGGTGCTCCAAGCAATGAGGGATCTAAAAGGTGCTAAGGCGGGCTTCGAACGCGCCCTTAAAATCGACACAAGAATATATGGCAATCAGAACCCGAAGGTGGCCATTCGAGAAAACAATCTCGCCGGGGTGCTCCAAGATTTGGGGGATCTAGAAGGGGCTAAAGCGGGCTTCGAGCGAGCGTTGAAAATATTGGACAACAGCTACGGGCCGGAAAATCCCCTCACCAAAAAAGTAAGGGCCAATCTTGATAAACTGCTTAAACAGATGGCCAGCCCAGCCCCCTAA